A region from the Pseudomonas cucumis genome encodes:
- the dapA gene encoding 4-hydroxy-tetrahydrodipicolinate synthase: MIAGSMVALVTPMDAQGRLDWDSLSKLVDFHLQEGTNAIVAVGTTGESATLDVNEHIEVIRRVVAQVAGRIPVIAGTGANSTREAIELTTNAKNAGADACLLVTPYYNKPTQEGLYQHFKAIAEAVDIPQILYNVPGRTACDMQAETVIRLSTVKNIIGIKEATGDLQRAKDILAGVSSDFLVYSGDDATAVELMLLGGKGNISVTANVAPRAMSELCAAAMAGDAVKARAIHEKLMPLNKTLFIESNPIPVKWALHEMGLMPDGIRLPLTWLSAACHEPLRQAMRQSGVLV, encoded by the coding sequence ATGATTGCGGGCAGTATGGTGGCACTGGTCACACCCATGGATGCGCAGGGTCGTCTCGACTGGGACAGCCTGAGCAAACTGGTGGACTTCCACCTGCAAGAGGGCACCAACGCCATCGTGGCGGTCGGCACTACAGGTGAGTCGGCCACGCTTGACGTGAACGAGCACATCGAAGTGATTCGTCGCGTGGTTGCCCAGGTTGCAGGGCGTATTCCGGTGATCGCCGGTACGGGCGCCAATTCGACGCGCGAAGCGATCGAACTGACGACCAACGCGAAGAACGCCGGCGCCGACGCGTGCCTGCTGGTAACCCCTTATTACAACAAGCCGACGCAAGAAGGCCTGTACCAGCACTTCAAGGCAATCGCCGAAGCCGTCGACATCCCGCAGATTCTCTACAACGTGCCGGGCCGTACCGCATGCGACATGCAGGCCGAAACGGTGATCCGCCTGTCGACCGTGAAGAACATCATCGGCATCAAGGAAGCCACGGGCGACCTGCAGCGCGCCAAGGACATCCTGGCCGGCGTGAGCAGCGACTTCCTGGTTTACTCCGGTGACGACGCGACCGCGGTCGAGCTGATGCTGCTCGGCGGCAAGGGCAATATTTCGGTGACCGCCAACGTCGCACCGCGCGCCATGAGCGAGTTGTGTGCCGCGGCCATGGCCGGTGATGCCGTCAAAGCCCGGGCGATCCACGAAAAGCTGATGCCGCTCAATAAAACCCTGTTTATCGAATCCAACCCTATCCCCGTGAAATGGGCACTGCATGAAATGGGCTTGATGCCGGACGGTATCCGTCTGCCGCTCACCTGGCTAAGTGCTGCCTGTCACGAACCGCTGCGGCAGGCCATGCGCCAGTCCGGCGTCCTGGTTTAA
- a CDS encoding MucB/RseB C-terminal domain-containing protein, giving the protein MRAIPLLTLLLSGWFVVPAHADEAQDWLKRLGQAEQTQSFHGTFVYERNGSFSTHNIWHRVQDGKVRERLLQLDGSAQEVVRIDGHTQCVSGTLIAGLGDSPNSTARALDPQKLKNWYDLAVIGKSRVAGRSAVIVSLKPRDQHRYGFELHLDKETGLPLKSLLLNDKGQLLERFQFTRLDTAQMPSDSDLQAGSDCKPIILDSDKASAVKTAQVWRSDWLPPGFELTSSTSHKDPETKAQVNSLMFDDGLARFSVFLEPLNGATVTDTRTQLGPTVAVSRRLTTPQGEMMVTVVGEIPIGTAERIALSMRNDAAATSKQ; this is encoded by the coding sequence ATGCGCGCCATACCTCTACTTACGCTTCTGCTCAGTGGCTGGTTTGTTGTTCCAGCCCACGCCGATGAAGCCCAGGACTGGCTGAAGCGTCTGGGACAGGCGGAGCAAACGCAGAGCTTTCACGGTACTTTCGTCTACGAGCGTAACGGTAGTTTCTCTACCCATAACATCTGGCATCGCGTCCAGGATGGCAAGGTCCGCGAGCGTTTACTCCAGCTCGACGGCTCGGCACAGGAAGTCGTGCGCATTGATGGGCATACTCAATGCGTGAGCGGCACCCTGATAGCAGGGCTGGGGGACTCACCCAACTCCACTGCTCGTGCACTCGATCCACAAAAGCTAAAGAATTGGTATGACCTTGCCGTCATTGGCAAGTCGCGTGTGGCCGGGCGTTCGGCGGTGATCGTGTCGTTGAAGCCTCGCGATCAGCATCGCTACGGTTTTGAGCTGCATCTGGACAAGGAAACCGGTTTGCCGTTGAAGTCATTGTTGCTCAATGACAAAGGGCAACTGCTCGAGCGGTTCCAGTTCACCCGACTGGACACTGCCCAGATGCCTTCCGATAGCGATTTGCAGGCCGGTTCTGATTGCAAACCCATTATCCTCGACAGTGACAAGGCTTCCGCCGTCAAAACCGCGCAGGTTTGGCGTTCGGACTGGCTACCACCAGGTTTTGAGCTGACCAGCAGTACCTCGCACAAGGACCCGGAGACCAAAGCCCAGGTCAACAGTCTGATGTTCGACGACGGTCTCGCCCGATTCTCGGTGTTCCTTGAGCCGTTGAATGGCGCAACAGTTACTGACACGCGCACCCAGTTGGGGCCAACCGTTGCTGTCTCCCGGCGATTGACTACTCCACAAGGCGAGATGATGGTGACTGTGGTCGGTGAAATACCGATTGGCACCGCCGAACGGATTGCGCTTTCCATGCGCAACGATGCCGCGGCTACCAGCAAGCAGTGA
- a CDS encoding sulfurtransferase TusA family protein, with the protein MTDAVTHDAELDASGLNCPLPLLKAKLELNRLASGAVLKVIATDAGSQRDFRTFARLAGHTLLREEDEAGVYRYWLKKA; encoded by the coding sequence ATGACTGACGCTGTAACCCACGATGCCGAGCTGGACGCCAGCGGTCTGAATTGTCCACTGCCGTTGCTCAAGGCCAAACTGGAACTCAACCGGCTGGCCAGCGGTGCGGTACTCAAGGTGATCGCCACCGATGCGGGCTCTCAGCGCGACTTTCGCACCTTTGCCCGATTGGCTGGTCATACGCTGCTTCGTGAGGAAGATGAGGCGGGCGTTTACCGCTATTGGTTGAAAAAAGCCTGA
- a CDS encoding M48 family metalloprotease: protein MTFLRPTLLTLACLLASPGFADDLPSLGDASSAIVSPQQEHQLGRAWLALLRSQVSQLNDPQLKDYVESSVYRLVETSQVNDRRLEFILINSPQLNAFAAPGGIVGVNGGLFLNAQTEGEYASVLAHELAHLSQRHFARGVEASQRMQVPMMAALLAGIVIAAAGAGDAGIAAIAGTQAAAIQEQRRFSRQNEQEADRIGIMNLEKAGYDPRSMPTMFERLMRQYRFDAKPPEFLLTHPVTESRIADTRNRAEQAKPGGIEDSMRYQLIRARVQLIYEETPGLGAKRFRAQLDENPKNDVARYGLAIAQIKGGQLNEARENLKLLLAKSPNEIIYNLAQVDLDITNNRLPDAQSRVDRMLTQYPGNYPLNQVRVDLLLKQNRAADAEKALENLLKSRPDDPDVWYMVAETRGLSGNIIGLHQARAEYFALVGDYRQAIQQLDFAKRKAGSNFPLSSRIDARQRELMEQERMVKDMMG from the coding sequence ATGACTTTTTTGCGCCCTACCCTGCTGACGCTCGCTTGCCTGCTCGCCTCACCGGGCTTCGCTGACGACTTGCCGTCACTCGGTGATGCCAGTTCTGCCATCGTCTCGCCGCAACAGGAACACCAACTGGGCCGTGCGTGGCTGGCGCTGTTGCGCAGCCAGGTGTCGCAGCTCAACGATCCGCAGCTCAAGGATTACGTCGAGTCCAGCGTCTATCGGCTGGTGGAAACCAGCCAGGTCAATGACCGACGCCTTGAGTTCATCCTGATCAACAGTCCGCAGCTCAACGCTTTTGCCGCGCCGGGCGGGATCGTCGGCGTCAACGGTGGCTTGTTCCTCAATGCCCAGACCGAGGGCGAATATGCCTCGGTACTGGCCCACGAACTGGCTCACTTGTCGCAGCGTCACTTCGCACGTGGAGTTGAAGCGTCGCAACGCATGCAGGTGCCCATGATGGCTGCGTTGCTGGCTGGCATCGTGATTGCCGCAGCAGGTGCCGGCGATGCCGGGATTGCGGCCATTGCTGGTACTCAAGCAGCGGCGATTCAGGAACAACGACGCTTCTCGCGCCAGAACGAACAGGAAGCCGACCGTATCGGCATCATGAATCTGGAAAAGGCCGGTTACGATCCGCGTTCGATGCCGACCATGTTCGAACGGCTGATGCGTCAGTACCGCTTCGACGCCAAGCCACCGGAATTCCTGCTGACTCACCCGGTGACCGAATCGCGGATCGCCGACACCCGCAACCGCGCCGAACAGGCCAAGCCGGGCGGTATCGAAGACAGCATGCGTTACCAGTTGATTCGGGCGCGCGTGCAGCTGATCTATGAAGAAACCCCAGGCCTGGGCGCCAAGCGCTTTCGGGCCCAACTGGATGAAAACCCGAAAAACGACGTCGCGCGCTATGGCTTGGCGATCGCCCAGATCAAGGGTGGCCAGCTGAATGAGGCTCGCGAGAACCTTAAGCTGCTGCTGGCCAAATCGCCGAACGAGATCATCTACAACCTGGCGCAGGTCGATCTGGACATCACCAATAATCGTCTGCCCGACGCTCAATCACGGGTCGACCGGATGCTCACTCAATACCCCGGCAACTACCCGCTGAATCAGGTGCGTGTCGACCTGCTGCTCAAGCAGAATCGAGCGGCCGATGCGGAAAAAGCGCTGGAGAACCTGCTCAAGAGCCGACCTGATGATCCAGACGTCTGGTACATGGTGGCCGAGACTCGTGGCCTGTCGGGCAACATCATCGGCTTGCATCAGGCTCGCGCGGAGTACTTTGCGCTGGTCGGCGACTATCGTCAGGCGATCCAGCAACTGGACTTCGCCAAGCGCAAGGCTGGCAGCAACTTCCCGCTGTCATCGCGCATCGACGCACGGCAACGCGAGTTGATGGAGCAGGAACGCATGGTCAAGGACATGATGGGCTGA
- a CDS encoding MBL fold metallo-hydrolase, which yields MRFAVLGSGSQGNGTLIASDDTYVLVDCGFSLRETEKRLLRLGVNPSQLSAILVTHEHADHVHGVGLLSRRYNLPVYLSRGTLRGMRKPIEPAGFLAGGEQLQIGNLSIGVIAVAHDAQEPTQYVFSDGQRRFGLLTDLGSYCNTVLDGYRDLDALMIESNHCRDMLARGRYPYFLKQRVGGELGHLNNHQAAFLVAELGWQGLQHLVLAHLSSKNNLPQLARQCFVDTLGCDPDWLQLADQDSGLDWRHIA from the coding sequence ATGCGTTTTGCCGTTCTCGGCAGCGGTAGCCAAGGGAACGGCACGCTGATAGCCAGCGACGACACGTATGTACTGGTGGATTGTGGTTTCTCCCTGCGAGAAACCGAAAAACGCCTGCTGCGACTGGGTGTGAACCCTTCACAGCTGAGCGCGATACTCGTGACCCACGAACATGCCGACCACGTGCATGGCGTGGGTTTACTGTCTCGGCGTTACAATCTGCCTGTCTACCTCAGTCGCGGGACCCTGCGCGGGATGCGCAAACCGATTGAACCCGCAGGCTTTCTGGCTGGCGGCGAGCAACTGCAAATCGGCAACCTGAGCATTGGCGTCATTGCCGTGGCCCATGATGCGCAGGAGCCGACGCAGTATGTTTTCAGTGACGGTCAGCGGCGTTTCGGCCTGTTGACCGACCTGGGCTCGTATTGCAATACGGTGCTGGACGGTTACCGGGACCTCGATGCATTGATGATCGAGTCCAACCATTGCCGTGACATGCTGGCTCGCGGTCGCTACCCGTACTTTCTCAAGCAGCGGGTGGGCGGTGAATTGGGACATTTGAACAACCATCAGGCGGCATTCCTGGTGGCCGAGTTGGGCTGGCAAGGCCTGCAACACCTGGTCCTGGCCCATCTGAGCAGCAAGAACAACCTGCCGCAGCTGGCCCGGCAATGTTTTGTCGACACCCTCGGGTGCGACCCGGACTGGCTGCAACTGGCCGATCAAGATTCAGGGCTCGACTGGCGACACATCGCCTAG
- a CDS encoding AI-2E family transporter, with product MFKVLRDWIQRYFSDEEAVVLAVLLFLAFTAVLTLGGMLAPVLAGMVLAYLMQGLVVTLERLRVPGGAAVGLVFALFMGLLLVFIIIVVPLLWHQLITLFNELPGMLAKWQSLLLLLPERYPHLVSDEQVLQAIEVARGEIGKFGQWALTFSLSSLPLLVNIMIYLVLVPILVFFFLKDREMIGQWVRGYLPRERALITRVAQEMNRQIANYIRGKVIEIFICGGVTYIAFVALGLNYSALLALLVGVSVVVPYVGAVVVTVPVLLIALFQWGWSDQFIYLMAVYGIIQTLDGNVLVPLLFSEAVNLHPVAIICAVLLFGGLWGFWGVFFAIPLATLFKAVLDAWPRKEPIVAPLL from the coding sequence ATGTTCAAAGTGTTACGCGACTGGATTCAGCGCTACTTCTCGGATGAAGAAGCTGTGGTGCTGGCAGTACTGCTGTTTCTGGCATTTACCGCGGTGCTCACCCTGGGTGGAATGCTTGCGCCCGTACTGGCCGGTATGGTGCTGGCGTATCTGATGCAGGGGCTGGTGGTGACCCTCGAGCGCCTGCGCGTGCCGGGTGGCGCGGCGGTGGGGCTGGTTTTCGCATTATTCATGGGGTTGCTGCTGGTCTTTATCATCATCGTGGTGCCCCTGCTCTGGCATCAACTGATCACGCTGTTCAACGAATTGCCCGGCATGCTCGCCAAGTGGCAGTCGCTGCTGTTGCTGCTGCCCGAGCGCTATCCGCACCTGGTGTCGGATGAGCAAGTGCTGCAGGCGATCGAAGTGGCACGGGGCGAGATCGGCAAGTTCGGCCAGTGGGCGCTGACATTCTCGCTGTCGAGTCTGCCGCTGCTGGTGAACATCATGATCTATCTGGTGCTGGTGCCGATCCTGGTGTTCTTCTTTCTCAAGGACCGGGAGATGATCGGCCAGTGGGTGCGCGGCTATCTGCCGCGAGAACGGGCGCTGATCACCCGGGTCGCCCAGGAAATGAACCGGCAGATTGCCAATTACATTCGCGGCAAGGTCATCGAAATCTTCATTTGCGGTGGCGTGACTTACATCGCATTCGTGGCGCTGGGGCTCAACTATTCGGCGCTGCTGGCGTTGCTGGTGGGTGTGTCGGTGGTGGTGCCATACGTCGGGGCGGTGGTGGTGACCGTGCCGGTGCTGCTGATCGCACTGTTCCAATGGGGCTGGAGCGATCAGTTCATCTATTTGATGGCGGTCTACGGGATCATCCAGACGCTGGACGGCAATGTGTTGGTGCCGCTGCTGTTCTCGGAAGCGGTCAACCTGCACCCGGTGGCAATCATTTGCGCGGTGCTGTTGTTTGGCGGGTTGTGGGGCTTCTGGGGCGTGTTCTTTGCGATCCCCCTGGCGACGCTGTTCAAGGCCGTGCTGGATGCCTGGCCGCGCAAGGAGCCGATTGTGGCACCACTGCTTTAA
- a CDS encoding sigma-E factor negative regulatory protein, producing MSREALQESLSAVMDNEADELELRRVLNAFDDVETRDTWARYQIARAVMHKDLLLPRLDIAAAVSAALADEAVPAKASRGPWRSLGRLAVAASVTVAVLAGVRLYNQDEIAGVELAQQSSQPGLTAPQVKGPAVLAGYNESSEATGPMANGVLQGQPGWHDQRLPGYLRQHAQQAALKGTESALPYARAASLENR from the coding sequence ATGAGTCGTGAAGCCCTGCAGGAATCGCTGTCCGCAGTGATGGATAACGAAGCGGACGAATTGGAATTGCGTCGGGTGTTGAATGCCTTCGACGATGTTGAAACCCGCGATACTTGGGCTCGTTACCAGATCGCTCGGGCAGTTATGCACAAAGATTTGTTGCTTCCTCGTCTGGATATCGCTGCGGCAGTCTCTGCTGCGCTAGCTGACGAGGCCGTACCGGCAAAAGCCTCTCGCGGTCCATGGCGCAGCCTGGGTCGTCTGGCAGTCGCTGCTTCGGTGACCGTTGCCGTGCTTGCGGGTGTTCGTCTGTACAATCAGGACGAGATCGCCGGCGTCGAACTGGCCCAGCAATCCAGTCAACCGGGTCTGACCGCTCCTCAGGTCAAGGGCCCCGCTGTATTGGCAGGCTACAATGAGAGTTCGGAAGCCACTGGCCCTATGGCCAACGGCGTATTGCAAGGTCAACCAGGCTGGCACGATCAGCGTCTGCCAGGCTACTTGCGCCAACATGCTCAACAGGCTGCACTGAAAGGTACTGAGAGCGCTCTGCCTTACGCTCGTGCAGCAAGCCTGGAAAACCGTTAA
- a CDS encoding DegQ family serine endoprotease — MSIPRLKSYLSIFATVLVLGQAVAAQAVELPDFTQLVEQASPAVVNISTTQKLPDRKVSSEQIPDLEGLPPMLREFFERGMPQPPRSPRGDRQREAQSLGSGFIISSDGYILTNNHVIADADEILVRLADRSELKAKLIGTDQRSDVALLKIEGKDLPVLKLGKSRDLKPGQWVVAIGSPFGFDHTVTQGIVSAIGRSLPNENYVPFIQTDVAINPGNSGGPLFNLAGEVVGINSQIYTRSGGFMGVSFAIPIDVAMDVSNQLKSGGKVSRGWLGVVIQEVSKDLAESFGLEKPAGALVAQIQDDGPAAKGGLQVGDVILSMNGQPIVMSADLPHLVGALKAGSKADLEVIREGKRKNVELTVGAIPEEGKELDALPKSSTERSSNRLGVSVAELTDEQKKAYDLKGGVVIKEVQDGPAALIGLQPGDVITHLNNQAIGSSKEFTDIAKALPKNRSVSMRVLRQGRASFITFKLAE; from the coding sequence ATGTCGATACCACGCTTGAAGTCTTATCTCTCCATTTTTGCCACCGTGCTGGTGCTCGGTCAGGCGGTCGCTGCGCAAGCGGTCGAGTTGCCTGACTTCACGCAGTTGGTCGAGCAAGCCTCGCCCGCGGTGGTTAACATCAGTACTACCCAGAAGTTGCCGGACCGTAAGGTGTCCAGTGAGCAAATTCCCGACCTTGAAGGCTTGCCGCCGATGCTGCGCGAGTTCTTTGAGCGGGGCATGCCGCAGCCGCCGCGCTCCCCCCGCGGCGATCGTCAGCGTGAAGCCCAATCCCTGGGCTCGGGCTTTATCATTTCGTCCGACGGCTACATTCTGACCAACAACCATGTGATCGCCGATGCCGACGAGATCCTCGTGCGCCTCGCCGATCGCAGTGAGTTGAAAGCCAAACTGATCGGTACCGATCAGCGTTCCGACGTCGCCTTGCTGAAAATCGAAGGCAAGGATCTGCCGGTTCTGAAACTCGGCAAATCGCGGGATCTGAAACCTGGTCAGTGGGTCGTGGCCATCGGCTCGCCGTTCGGCTTTGATCACACTGTGACTCAAGGCATCGTCAGTGCCATCGGCCGTAGCCTGCCGAACGAAAACTATGTGCCGTTCATCCAGACCGACGTGGCGATCAACCCGGGTAACTCCGGTGGTCCGCTGTTCAACCTGGCGGGTGAAGTGGTCGGCATCAACTCACAGATCTACACCCGCTCCGGCGGCTTCATGGGGGTGTCGTTCGCAATCCCTATCGATGTGGCGATGGACGTTTCCAATCAGCTGAAAAGCGGCGGTAAAGTCAGCCGTGGCTGGCTGGGTGTCGTGATCCAGGAAGTGAGCAAAGACCTGGCCGAGTCGTTCGGTCTCGAGAAACCGGCCGGTGCGCTGGTGGCTCAGATCCAGGATGACGGTCCTGCGGCCAAGGGTGGCCTGCAAGTGGGCGACGTGATCTTGAGCATGAACGGTCAACCGATCGTCATGTCCGCTGACCTGCCACACTTGGTGGGTGCGCTGAAAGCCGGCTCGAAAGCCGATCTTGAAGTGATCCGCGAAGGCAAACGCAAGAATGTCGAGCTGACCGTTGGCGCTATCCCTGAAGAAGGCAAGGAGCTGGACGCCCTGCCTAAATCCAGCACCGAGCGCAGCAGCAATCGCCTGGGTGTTTCTGTTGCCGAATTGACCGATGAGCAGAAGAAAGCCTACGACCTTAAAGGTGGCGTGGTCATCAAGGAAGTGCAGGACGGTCCTGCTGCCCTGATCGGCTTGCAGCCTGGCGATGTGATCACTCACCTGAACAATCAGGCGATCGGCTCCTCCAAGGAGTTCACGGACATTGCCAAGGCGCTGCCGAAGAACCGCTCGGTGTCGATGCGGGTTCTGCGTCAAGGTCGCGCCAGCTTCATTACCTTCAAACTGGCTGAATAA
- a CDS encoding glycine cleavage system protein R, with product MSTPTVREQFLVISALGANPMELTNVLCRASHENRCAVVTSRLTRHGECSALILEISGSWDALARLEGSLPVLAKRHAFTVNVVRSAALENRPQALPYVAYVSSAYRSDIINELCQFFMDHNVELENLTCDTYQAPQTGGTMLNATFTVTLPAGVQISWLRDQFLDFADALNLDALIEPWRPQNPM from the coding sequence ATGTCCACCCCCACAGTTCGCGAACAATTCCTTGTCATCAGTGCCCTCGGCGCCAACCCCATGGAGCTGACTAACGTCCTGTGCCGTGCCAGCCATGAAAACCGCTGCGCCGTGGTCACCTCTCGTCTGACGCGCCATGGCGAATGCAGTGCGCTGATCCTCGAGATCTCCGGCAGTTGGGACGCCTTGGCGCGCCTCGAAGGCAGCCTGCCAGTGCTGGCCAAACGGCACGCCTTCACCGTCAACGTGGTCCGCAGCGCGGCCCTGGAGAATCGTCCCCAGGCCTTGCCGTACGTCGCCTATGTCAGCTCGGCCTATCGCTCGGACATCATCAACGAGCTGTGCCAGTTCTTCATGGACCACAACGTCGAGCTGGAAAACCTGACCTGCGACACCTATCAGGCTCCGCAAACCGGCGGCACCATGCTCAATGCCACGTTTACCGTGACCTTGCCGGCCGGTGTGCAGATCAGCTGGCTGCGCGATCAGTTCCTGGATTTCGCCGATGCGCTGAACCTGGATGCCCTGATCGAGCCGTGGCGCCCACAAAACCCAATGTAA
- the bamC gene encoding outer membrane protein assembly factor BamC, with protein sequence MKRMAGLSALALIISNTSGCGWIWGPEGYFRDRGSDYLEAQQTAPMQLPPDVSTAKRLDPLLPIPRNVADDTAKGEYIVPRPQPLSAAADASDYTLQKSGDSRWVMAQHPPAEVWPVAVQFFQDNGFRLDEQRPQTGEFTTTWQHSDELSAAMAKRLSAAGVGADSESRVRVRIEPGVQRNTSEVYVVSAERPAGSTANVDFTNRSVNTGLDAALVDDMLASMSRTSEKGGSVSMLASRDFDTPSRVSLTEDGSGNPVLNVGSDLDRAWSSVGRALEQGEWRVEDINRSLGLYYINLAEKAEKKDEKPGFFSGLFGSKPDKEEVEARAERYQVRLSKVGENVQVTVEKNINTVAPADVARKVLSVIQDNLG encoded by the coding sequence ATGAAGCGAATGGCCGGACTTTCCGCACTTGCCTTGATTATCTCCAACACCAGTGGCTGTGGATGGATCTGGGGCCCGGAAGGTTACTTCCGTGACCGTGGTAGCGATTACCTGGAAGCGCAACAGACTGCACCGATGCAACTGCCACCGGACGTCAGCACCGCCAAGCGTCTGGATCCGCTATTGCCGATCCCGCGCAACGTGGCCGACGACACCGCCAAGGGCGAATACATCGTGCCTCGTCCGCAGCCGCTGTCGGCAGCGGCTGATGCCAGCGACTACACCCTGCAGAAGAGCGGCGATTCGCGTTGGGTCATGGCCCAGCACCCACCGGCCGAAGTCTGGCCCGTGGCCGTGCAGTTCTTCCAGGACAACGGTTTCCGTCTGGACGAACAACGCCCGCAAACCGGTGAATTCACCACCACCTGGCAGCATTCCGACGAACTGTCCGCAGCAATGGCCAAGCGCCTGAGCGCGGCCGGTGTCGGCGCCGACAGCGAAAGCCGCGTGCGGGTGCGTATCGAACCAGGCGTGCAGCGCAACACCAGTGAAGTCTACGTGGTCAGCGCCGAGCGTCCTGCTGGCAGCACTGCCAATGTGGATTTCACCAATCGTTCGGTCAACACCGGCCTGGACGCAGCACTGGTCGACGACATGCTCGCGAGCATGAGCCGCACCTCGGAGAAGGGCGGTTCGGTCTCCATGCTGGCCTCTCGTGATTTCGATACGCCAAGTCGTGTCAGCCTGACTGAAGATGGCAGCGGCAACCCGGTGCTCAACGTCGGTTCCGATCTGGATCGTGCCTGGTCGAGTGTCGGTCGTGCGCTGGAACAGGGCGAATGGCGTGTTGAAGACATCAACCGCAGCCTGGGCCTGTACTACATCAACCTCGCCGAAAAAGCCGAGAAAAAGGACGAGAAGCCAGGTTTCTTCAGCGGTCTGTTCGGCAGCAAGCCGGACAAGGAAGAAGTTGAAGCCCGCGCCGAGCGTTATCAGGTTCGCCTGAGCAAGGTTGGCGAGAACGTACAAGTCACCGTCGAGAAAAACATCAACACCGTGGCGCCAGCAGACGTGGCGCGTAAAGTGTTGAGCGTGATTCAGGACAACCTGGGCTGA
- the rpoE gene encoding RNA polymerase sigma factor RpoE — MLTQEEDQQLVERVQRGDKRAFDLLVLKYQHKILGLIVRFVHDTHEAQDVAQEAFIKAYRALGNFRGDSAFYTWLYRIAINTAKNYLVSRGRRPPDSDVSSEDAEFYDGDHGLKDLESPERALLRDEIEGTVHRTIQQLPEDLRTALTLREFDGLSYEDIASVMQCPVGTVRSRIFRAREAIDKALQPLLQEN; from the coding sequence ATGCTAACCCAGGAAGAGGATCAGCAGCTGGTCGAGCGCGTTCAACGCGGCGACAAGCGAGCTTTCGATCTGCTAGTGCTGAAATACCAGCACAAAATTCTCGGGTTGATCGTGCGTTTCGTGCACGACACCCATGAAGCCCAGGATGTCGCACAGGAAGCCTTTATCAAGGCATACCGTGCACTTGGTAATTTTCGCGGAGACAGCGCGTTTTATACGTGGCTTTACCGCATCGCCATCAACACGGCGAAAAACTATCTGGTTTCACGCGGCCGTCGGCCGCCGGATAGCGATGTCAGTTCCGAGGATGCAGAGTTCTACGATGGCGATCATGGCCTCAAGGATCTCGAGTCGCCAGAACGCGCATTGCTGCGGGATGAGATCGAAGGCACCGTCCATCGAACCATTCAGCAACTGCCAGAAGATTTGCGTACGGCTTTAACTTTACGTGAATTCGATGGTCTGAGTTACGAGGACATTGCCAGCGTCATGCAGTGTCCGGTGGGTACCGTGCGCTCCCGGATTTTCCGCGCTCGGGAAGCCATCGATAAAGCCCTGCAGCCGTTGTTGCAGGAAAACTGA
- a CDS encoding peroxiredoxin gives MAVAIDQPVADFEAPATSGQSVSLAGLKGKQVVIYFYPKDSTPGCTTQGQGFRDQLDAFKAANTEVFGVSRDSLKSHENFKAKQAFTFELISDKEEALCQLFDVIKLKKLYGKEYMGVDRSTFLIDKNGVLRQEWRGVKVPGHVDAVLVAAQALNKA, from the coding sequence ATGGCCGTTGCCATCGACCAACCGGTTGCCGACTTCGAAGCCCCCGCCACCAGCGGGCAATCCGTCAGCCTCGCGGGCCTCAAAGGCAAGCAAGTGGTGATTTACTTCTATCCAAAGGACAGCACGCCGGGCTGCACCACCCAGGGTCAGGGTTTTCGTGATCAGCTTGACGCCTTTAAGGCCGCCAATACCGAAGTCTTCGGCGTGTCTCGCGACAGCCTGAAATCCCATGAAAACTTCAAGGCCAAGCAGGCGTTCACCTTCGAGCTGATCAGTGACAAGGAAGAAGCGCTGTGCCAGCTGTTCGACGTGATCAAACTGAAAAAGCTCTATGGCAAGGAATACATGGGCGTTGATCGCAGCACGTTCCTGATCGACAAGAACGGCGTGCTGCGTCAGGAATGGCGCGGCGTGAAGGTGCCGGGGCATGTGGATGCGGTTTTGGTTGCTGCTCAGGCGCTGAACAAGGCCTGA